TCGGGAGTTATTCGACCAACAAGCTGGATCCGACTGCGCTGCAGGGCTTCATCGCCCGGGCCGTGGCGGCCACGCGCATGGTCGCGGAGGATCCGTGCCGCACGCTGCCGGACCCGGTGCGCTGCTGCCACGACGCGCTGACCGGCGACGAGCTCGGGCTCGTCGACCCGTCCCGCGACGCGCTCTCCCCTGCCAACCGCCGTCAGCTCGCGCTCAACGCCTCTGTCCTGCATTCTTCGTTGCACGGCAGCCAGCCTCTGAAAACGTCCGACTGCGTCGGACCCCACCACTGCGCTTCGCTTGCGGTCCCCCCTCTTACGATGCCGAGGGTGGCACGGTTTTCAGAGGCTGCTGCCGCTGCAACGCTGGAAAAGGGCGGCCACGGTTTTGCCGGGGCCACTTCCCCCGCTACGAGCGAAAATGGCGCAGTGGAGACGGCAGTCGGGTCTGCAGACCGTAGCCACCCTCGGCTCCGTAAGAGGGAGGGGCCCGCTTCCGAAGGAAGTGGGAGGGGTCCTGCGCAGCAGGACGTCTGCAGACCCGAGCTGCCGCGGAACGGAGCTGATTTCCAGATTATTTCGGAGGAGGGGGAATATAGCGACAGCATCTATGAGACGGTGGTGATGGACACCAACGGGCTGTGCTGCCGGCACAGCGAGACGTCGTTCGACTATGGGGTGGAGATTACCGTCGAGAGCGACGGGGAGAAGTACAGCGGATATTGGTGGGACGCCTCGTCGCGGCTGACGGAGCTGGACGCGCCGGCGTGCGGCCGGGAGGCGCTCGCGCGCGCCGCGGGCCAGATCGGCTCGGAGCCCGCGGCCAGCGGCCGCTACACGGCCGTGATCGACGCCGAGATGGCATCCAAGCTCGTTTCGCCCGTGCTTCGGGCGCTGAGCGGCTACTCCATCCAGCAGAACAACTCGTTCCTGATGGACAGCCTCGGGCGGCAGGTTTTCCCCGAAGGGCTCACCATTCTGGACGTGCCCCGCATCCCGGGACAGACCTGCTCCAAATATTTCGACTCCGAAGGCGTCGCGACCGTCGAGGCGCCGGTCGTCGAGCGGGGCGTGGTGAAGCAGTATTTCATCAACACTTATATGGCGGCCAAGATGCAGATGGCGCCGACCGTCGAGGACGCGACGCGTCCCAAGGTCCTGCCCTGGCCGGTCGCCGGGCTGGACCGCGACGCGATCCTGCGCCGCTGCGGCCGCGGCATCCTGGTCACCGACTTCAACGGCGGCAACAGCAACCCCGTCACCGGCGACTTCTCCTACGGCATCGAAGGCTATCTGTTCGAGGACGGGCGGATCGTCCGGCCCGTGAGCGGGATGCTGATGACAGGCAATTTCCTGCAGTTGTGGTCGCACCTGGTCGCCGCGGGCGACGACGCGCGCCCCTGCCAGACCAAGCTGGTCCCGACCCTCGCCTTCGGGGAGGTGGACTTCAGCGGGTAAATTCCCCAAAAAGCACTAACTTTGCAACATGAAAGTACAAAATGACAAAGTCGTAGCCGTGAGCTACGCCCTCGAAGTTGAAGGACAGATTGCGGACAAATCCGCCCCCGGCGCACCCCTGGAGTACATCCACGGCACCGGCATGCTCCTTCCCAAGTTTGAAGCCGCCCTGCAGGACAAAGAGCCGGGCGATGCGTTCGATTTCGTCCTGAGCCCCGAAGACGGCTACGGCACATATGATCCTTCCTATTTGATCGCCCTCCCGAAGACGGCCTTCGCCATCGACGGCCAGGTCCGCGAGGACCTGCTCGTGGTCGGCCGCACCATCCCGATGCTCAACCAGGCCGGGCAGGTGGTCCAGGGCACGGTCCGCGAGGTCACCGACAGCTCCGTCAAGATGGATTTCAACCATCCGATGGCCGGCAAGACCCTGCACTTCACCGGCAAGGTGGAGAGCGTGCGCAGCGCCACCGAGAAGGAACTGACCGAAGGCCTGCACGGCGAATACCTCCCGCAGGAGGGGCACAAGTGCTGCCACGGCAAGGGCGACTGCGACGGAGACTGCAAGGGCGAAGGCGACTGCAACTGCGACGGCGGCTGCCAGAAATAGCTTCCCATGCGCACCGGGATCGTCATCCTGAACTGGAACACGCGGGACTACCTGGCCCGCTTCCTCCCGCCGCTGCTCGACAGCGTGCGCGGGCTGGACGCGGAAGTCGTAGTCGCGGACAGCGCCAGCACGGACGGCTCCCGCGAGCTCCTCGCGGAGCGTTTCCCGCAGGTGCGCACCATCCTTCTTGAAGAGAATTTCGGCTTCACGGGCGGCTACAACCGCGCTTTGGCGCAGTTGCTGGCCGACCCGGAGGCGCCGGAATACCTGGTGTTGCTGAATTCCGACATCGAAGTGGCCGCCGGCTGGCTGGAGCCGCTCGTGGCGTGGATGGACGCGCACCCGGACTACGCCGCCTGCGGGCCCAAGCTGCACGCGCTGCTGACAGAAGGCGACGGCTACCGCCGCACGGACCGCTTCGAGTACGCCGGCGCCGCCGGCGGCCGGCTGGACCGCTACGGTTTCCCCTATTGCCGCGGACGCGTGCTGTCCCGCACCGAGCCCGACACCGGGCAGTACGACCGCCCGGCGGACGTGCTCTGGGTGTCCGGCGCCTGCCTGCTGGTGCGCAGCCGCTGCTGGCGCGAACTGGGCGGGCTCGACGCGCGCTTCTTCGCGCACATGGAGGAGATCGACTGGTGCTGGCGCGCCTGGCTCTCCGGCTGGCGCGTGGGCGTGGTGCCGCAGAGCTGCATCTGGCACCTGGGCGGCGGCACGCTGGCGCCCGCCTCCCCTTTCAAACTGAAACTCAATTTCCGCAACGGGCTGCTCCTGCTGGAGAACAACCTGCCCGCTACGGTCGGTCCCGCGCGTGCCCGCGGACGCATCCGCGTGCGCAAGATTTTGGATTGTTGCGCGGCAATCGTATATTTGTTGTCGGGAAAGCCGGCATACGCCCGGGCCGTCCGGGACGCGCACCGCGAATACCGACAGCTGCGGCAGGAGCCGTCTGCGCGCCCTGCGGCCGCTCCCGGCGCCGTCCCGGCGGGATATTCCGGGATCCGCATCCTGCTGCAGGCCACCCTGCGGGGAGCGAAGGTTTTTAATTATTTGAGACGCTATGAAGATAGTCATTGAAGGAGCCGGTGAGGTCGGTTCCCACCTGGCCAAGATGCTTCGCGCAGAAGCCAACGAGGTCACGGTCATCGACGACGACGCCGAGCGCATCGAGGCGCTGTCGGCCTACGTCGACGTCGAGACGGTCCTGGGGAACCCTTCGTCCATCCAGGTCCAGCGCGCCGCCAACGTCGGCAAGGCGGACCTGTTCATCGCCGTCTACCCGCTCGCCGCGCAGGAGGTCAACATCGTGGGCGCGCTGCTCGCCAAGCAGATCGGCGCCGCCAAGGTCATCGCCCGCGTCAACGACGAGGACTATCTCAACGCCGAGAACAAGCTGATTTTCAAGGAGCTGGGCATCGAGCTGATGTTCTATCCCGAGAAGAGCGCCGCCGACGAGATCGTGGCTTTCCTCAAGCACAACTCCACCGCTGAGACGATGGAATTCGCCCGCGGACGCCTGCAGATCACCGTCTTCAAGCTCACGGAAGACTCCCCCATCCTGGACCTCAAGCTCCTGGAATTCATCAAGGACACCTCGGCCGAGGAGCTCAAGCAGTTCCGCGTGATCGCCATCTCGCGCGACGAGAAGACCATCATCCCGCGCCTCGACACCAAGTTCCTCTACGGCGACCTCGTCTTCACGATCACCACGCGCGAAGGCGTGGAGGCCCTCTACCGCCATTTCGGCAAGACCAACGTGTCCATCAACAGCGCCTTCATCCTGGGCGGCGGCCCGATCGGCGAGATGCTCGCCCGCATGCTGGACCGCAGCGGCCTGAAGGTCAAGCTGGTGGAGAACGACAAGAACCGCTGCATCGAGCTCTCCGAGAAGCTCCCCGAGACGGTGCGCGTGGTCAACGGCGACGGCCGCAACTCCGACTTCCTCTTCGAGGAGGGCCTCCCCGACTACGACGCCTTCATCGCCCTGACGGGCAACGACGAGAGCAACGTCCTCTCCTGCGTGGTCGCCAAGAAATTCGGCGTGCCCCGCACCATCGCCGAGGTCGAGAACATCGAGTACATCCACATCGCCGAGGAGATGGGCGTGGACAACGTCATCAACAAGAAACTTATCACCGCAGGGCGCATCTTCAAGTTCACCCTGTCGGGCAAGGCGCGCTTCGTGCGCTATATGACCGGCACCAACGCCGAGGTCATCGAATACACGGTGGCCCCCGGCTCCGCCATCACCAACGGCCCGATCAAGGACATCGACTTCCCGCGCAACGCCATCATCGGCGGCGTGATCCGCGGCAGCGAGGCCTTTATCGCAGTTGGCGACACGGTCATAGAGCCCTATGACCGCGTCGCCATCTTCGCGCTCCCGGAGACCATCCGGGACATCGACCGGTTCTTCCGCTAGAAGTACTGGCTTTCCTTTTCGAAGAGCGTCTTGTCGTCCCGGTTCGGATCGGGACGGAATGCGTCGCGCAGCTTCTCGATCGCCTCGCGCTCGCTGCGGCTCAGCTTGCGCGGGATCCAGACCAGGATCTTGACGTAGAGGTCGCCGCGGCTGGAGCCGTAGCCGTTGACGGAAGGCAGGCCCTTGCCGCGCAGGCGCTCGACCGTGCCGGACTGCGTCCCGGGCTCGAGCTTGAGGCGCTGCGGGCCGTCCAGGGCGGGAACCTGGATCTCACAGCCCAGCATCGCATCCGCCACGCTGATTACGCGCGTATAGAAGAGGTTCTGCCCCTCGCGCTTGAGCTGGGCGTGCGGCTGCTCCTCCACGATCACGAGCAGGTCGCCGTTGATGCCGCCATGCGCCGCGGCGTGGCCTTCGCCACGCAGGGTGAGCTGCATGCCGTCCTCCACGCCCGCCGGGATGCGGACCTTGACGGTCTCCTTCTGGCGCACCAGACCCGATCCCTTGCAGGTCGGGCAGGGATTGGTGACCACCTTGCCGGAGCCGCCGCAGTTCGGACAGGTCGCGTAGTTGATGGCGCGGCCGAACAGGGTGTTGGCGACCGTCTGGACCTGGCCGGTGCCCTTGCAGGTCGGGCAGGTCTTGACGTCGGAGGCGTTCTTGGCGCCCCGGCCGTCGCAGGTCGGGCACGGGCGGTTGCGCTCGATGGTGACTTCCTTCTCGCAGCCGTTCGCAATCTCCTCGAGGGTCACGCGGACGCGGGTGCGGATGTCGCGGCCGCGCTGGACACGCTGTCCCTGCTGGCCGCCGAAACCGCCGAAACCTTCGAAACCGCCAAAGCCGCCGAAGCCGCCGAACGCACCGCCGAAGAGGTTGTTGAGGATGTCGTTGAGGTTGCCGAAACCCTGGCTCCAGTCCTGGCCGGCGGCCCCGTCCACGCCGGCGAAACCGAACTGGTCGTATTTCGCCTTCTTGTCCGGGTCGCTCAGCACGGAGTAGGCCTCGGAGGCCTCCTTGAACTTCGCTTCGGCAGTCTTCTTCTCGGCGTCCGTGCCGCTGACCCAGCGGTCCGGATGCCATTTGAGGGCGGCCTTGCGGTAGGCGCCCTTGATATCGTCGGCCGAGGCTCCTTTCTGGAGCCCCAGCACCTCGTAGTAATCTCTTTTCTCTGCCATTGACTTATGCTCCCACCACTACTTTGGCATAACGCAGGACCTTGCCGCCCAGCGTGTAGCCCGTCTGGATCACGTCGATGACCTTGCCCTTGAGGTCCTCGCTGGGCGCGGGGAACTGGGTCACGGCCTCGTGGAAGTCGGTGTTGAAGACTTCGCCCTTGGCCTCGATGCGGGCCAGGCCCTGGGTCTTGAGGTAATCCATCAACTTGTTGTATATGAGCGAAGTGCCTTCCTTGGCAGCTTCGTCGGAAGACTTGGCGAGCATCTCCATCGCGCGCTCGCAGTCGTCCAGCACCGGGAGGAGGCCCTCGATGGTCTTGGACGCCGCCGAGGCGATCAGGTTGAGCCGGTCCTCGGCGCTGCGGCGCCGGAAGGTCTCGAACTCCGCCATCAGACGGATATAGCTGTCCTTCTCGGCCGCCAATTTGTCAGAAAGCTCGGCGACCTGCGCACGCAGGGCGTCGTCTTTCTTGTCTTCCTTTTTCTGCTTCTTCTTGGGTTCTTCCGCCTTGGGAGCCGTCTCTACCGGCTCTTCCACCTGCGGATCCATCTTCTTATCTTTCTTATCTGACATAATTCGAATCTATTTGCTTCTTGTGAAAGCAAATCATTTGCCATTGACAGAATGTCACGGACTTACTTGCGGTATTCCTGGATGCCGTTCTCGGCCATGAAGGCCTTGACGGTGTCGTAGCTCGCGAACTTGGCGGTGCCTTCGAGGTAGACCTTCACGCCGAAGCCGATCTTGCGGCTGATGGCGTAGAGGTTCTTGAGCGACTCGAGCACGCAGTATTCGGCCGCGATGCCGCAGATCACCACTTCGTCGCCGGGAGCGAAAAGGTCCTGACGGTCAGGGT
The sequence above is a segment of the Bacteroidales bacterium WCE2004 genome. Coding sequences within it:
- a CDS encoding Predicted Zn-dependent protease or its inactivated homolog — translated: MITDQELDFVREALRMAQDAGAQHARATLSKSEEDLVATLDGEVDRVTHCADRSLSLALFVDGRFGSYSTNKLDPTALQGFIARAVAATRMVAEDPCRTLPDPVRCCHDALTGDELGLVDPSRDALSPANRRQLALNASVLHSSLHGSQPLKTSDCVGPHHCASLAVPPLTMPRVARFSEAAAAATLEKGGHGFAGATSPATSENGAVETAVGSADRSHPRLRKREGPASEGSGRGPAQQDVCRPELPRNGADFQIISEEGEYSDSIYETVVMDTNGLCCRHSETSFDYGVEITVESDGEKYSGYWWDASSRLTELDAPACGREALARAAGQIGSEPAASGRYTAVIDAEMASKLVSPVLRALSGYSIQQNNSFLMDSLGRQVFPEGLTILDVPRIPGQTCSKYFDSEGVATVEAPVVERGVVKQYFINTYMAAKMQMAPTVEDATRPKVLPWPVAGLDRDAILRRCGRGILVTDFNGGNSNPVTGDFSYGIEGYLFEDGRIVRPVSGMLMTGNFLQLWSHLVAAGDDARPCQTKLVPTLAFGEVDFSG
- a CDS encoding FKBP-type peptidyl-prolyl cis-trans isomerase SlyD gives rise to the protein MKVQNDKVVAVSYALEVEGQIADKSAPGAPLEYIHGTGMLLPKFEAALQDKEPGDAFDFVLSPEDGYGTYDPSYLIALPKTAFAIDGQVREDLLVVGRTIPMLNQAGQVVQGTVREVTDSSVKMDFNHPMAGKTLHFTGKVESVRSATEKELTEGLHGEYLPQEGHKCCHGKGDCDGDCKGEGDCNCDGGCQK
- a CDS encoding trk system potassium uptake protein TrkA, which encodes MKIVIEGAGEVGSHLAKMLRAEANEVTVIDDDAERIEALSAYVDVETVLGNPSSIQVQRAANVGKADLFIAVYPLAAQEVNIVGALLAKQIGAAKVIARVNDEDYLNAENKLIFKELGIELMFYPEKSAADEIVAFLKHNSTAETMEFARGRLQITVFKLTEDSPILDLKLLEFIKDTSAEELKQFRVIAISRDEKTIIPRLDTKFLYGDLVFTITTREGVEALYRHFGKTNVSINSAFILGGGPIGEMLARMLDRSGLKVKLVENDKNRCIELSEKLPETVRVVNGDGRNSDFLFEEGLPDYDAFIALTGNDESNVLSCVVAKKFGVPRTIAEVENIEYIHIAEEMGVDNVINKKLITAGRIFKFTLSGKARFVRYMTGTNAEVIEYTVAPGSAITNGPIKDIDFPRNAIIGGVIRGSEAFIAVGDTVIEPYDRVAIFALPETIRDIDRFFR
- a CDS encoding molecular chaperone DnaJ produces the protein MAEKRDYYEVLGLQKGASADDIKGAYRKAALKWHPDRWVSGTDAEKKTAEAKFKEASEAYSVLSDPDKKAKYDQFGFAGVDGAAGQDWSQGFGNLNDILNNLFGGAFGGFGGFGGFEGFGGFGGQQGQRVQRGRDIRTRVRVTLEEIANGCEKEVTIERNRPCPTCDGRGAKNASDVKTCPTCKGTGQVQTVANTLFGRAINYATCPNCGGSGKVVTNPCPTCKGSGLVRQKETVKVRIPAGVEDGMQLTLRGEGHAAAHGGINGDLLVIVEEQPHAQLKREGQNLFYTRVISVADAMLGCEIQVPALDGPQRLKLEPGTQSGTVERLRGKGLPSVNGYGSSRGDLYVKILVWIPRKLSRSEREAIEKLRDAFRPDPNRDDKTLFEKESQYF
- a CDS encoding molecular chaperone GrpE, with translation MSDKKDKKMDPQVEEPVETAPKAEEPKKKQKKEDKKDDALRAQVAELSDKLAAEKDSYIRLMAEFETFRRRSAEDRLNLIASAASKTIEGLLPVLDDCERAMEMLAKSSDEAAKEGTSLIYNKLMDYLKTQGLARIEAKGEVFNTDFHEAVTQFPAPSEDLKGKVIDVIQTGYTLGGKVLRYAKVVVGA